The sequence GTGGTTGCAGTTGGTGTTAACCCTATACACTTTGGGGTTATCATGGTTATGAATATGACTATGGGATTGATTACTCCGCCGTTAGGCATTAATTTATTTGTTGCACAAAGTATGGATAAACGAGTGGAATTTGGTGCTACGGTCAAGTGGATTGTTCCGCTTTTCTTGGCAGAATTAGTTATACTGATCCTTGTTACGTATGTTCCAAGTATTTCACTTGGCCTTGGGGAATGGTTATCAGGTTTTAAAGTTTAAATTAATACAAAATAGGAGACTAACTATTAAAAGTCAATAGATTTTAAAATAAAATTAGGGAATATTTTATTGCACAGCAAATAAACCTTTTCCGAAAATGAAAACGTAAAATTGTTTTTACAAATAAGTGACCACCACATCACTAAATAAGTTTAGCTG is a genomic window of Bacteroidota bacterium containing:
- a CDS encoding TRAP transporter large permease subunit translates to VVAVGVNPIHFGVIMVMNMTMGLITPPLGINLFVAQSMDKRVEFGATVKWIVPLFLAELVILILVTYVPSISLGLGEWLSGFKV